One stretch of Pradoshia sp. D12 DNA includes these proteins:
- a CDS encoding GNAT family N-acetyltransferase, producing MEHKKTYNLKELQTPCGPLVIEGPVSRDQLENLEFHEGLVAFRVPEKQHKALIQISSLPEGRIIIARAGDVIVGYVTYLYPDPLERWSEGKMDDLLELGAIEVIREYRGCAVGKNLIRVAMMDEWMENYIIITTEYYWHWDLKGSGLNVWEYRKMMEKMMSAGGLEWYATDDPEICSHPANCLMARIGKNVKKESIQKFDQLRFMNRYMY from the coding sequence ATGGAGCATAAAAAAACGTATAATTTGAAGGAATTGCAAACCCCATGTGGGCCGTTAGTTATCGAGGGCCCGGTATCTCGAGATCAATTAGAAAATCTTGAATTTCATGAGGGTCTCGTTGCCTTTAGGGTTCCTGAGAAGCAGCATAAGGCTTTAATTCAAATCAGCAGCCTTCCTGAAGGCCGAATTATTATTGCGAGGGCCGGCGATGTCATTGTCGGATATGTCACTTATTTATACCCAGATCCTCTTGAAAGATGGTCTGAAGGGAAAATGGATGACTTACTGGAATTGGGTGCTATTGAAGTAATCCGTGAATATCGCGGATGTGCGGTCGGGAAAAACTTGATCCGCGTGGCTATGATGGATGAGTGGATGGAAAATTACATTATTATTACCACAGAATATTATTGGCATTGGGATTTAAAAGGCAGCGGATTAAATGTATGGGAATATCGAAAAATGATGGAGAAAATGATGAGTGCCGGTGGCTTGGAATGGTATGCCACTGATGACCCTGAAATTTGCTCCCATCCAGCCAATTGTTTAATGGCCAGAATCGGGAAAAACGTTAAAAAAGAGAGTATTCAAAAATTCGATCAATTACGATTCATGAATCGATATATGTATTGA
- the tyrS gene encoding tyrosine--tRNA ligase, with amino-acid sequence MNILDDLRFRGLVNQFTDEEGLEKLLQEESVKLYAGFDPTADSLHIGHLLPILILKRFQLAGHQPIPLVGGATGMIGDPSGKKAERTLNTEDVVHQWTARIKDQLSRFLDFETGENKAIMANNYDWIGNMNLITFLRDIGKHFGLNYMLAKDSVQSRIESGISFTEFSYMIMQSLDFLKLYETQGCRLQIGGSDQWGNITAGLELIRKTKEDAKAFGLTVPLVTKSDGTKFGKTEGGAVWLDREKTSPYEFYQFWINTDDRDVIKYIKYFTFLSKEEIEALEKEVAEAPEKRAAQKALAEEVTKLVHGKEALQQAINISKALFSGDIKQLSVEEIRQGFKDVPSFEVGSNEELLLVDLLVNAKISPSKRQGREDITNGAIYINGERVTDLAHTMTEDDKLEGQFTVIRRGKKKYTLIKYA; translated from the coding sequence ATGAATATTTTAGATGATTTACGTTTTAGAGGTCTCGTGAATCAATTTACAGATGAAGAGGGATTGGAAAAATTATTACAGGAAGAAAGCGTGAAACTATATGCTGGCTTCGATCCGACTGCCGATAGCTTGCATATTGGTCACTTGTTACCTATTTTAATCCTGAAACGATTCCAGTTAGCAGGACATCAGCCAATCCCATTAGTCGGCGGAGCGACAGGTATGATAGGAGACCCAAGTGGTAAAAAAGCTGAGCGTACGTTAAATACAGAGGATGTTGTTCACCAATGGACTGCACGTATTAAAGATCAGCTTTCCCGTTTCCTCGACTTCGAAACTGGTGAGAATAAAGCAATCATGGCTAATAACTATGACTGGATTGGCAACATGAACTTAATTACGTTCCTTCGGGATATTGGGAAACATTTTGGACTCAACTACATGCTTGCTAAAGATTCTGTACAATCCCGTATTGAGTCTGGTATCTCGTTTACTGAATTCAGTTACATGATCATGCAATCTCTTGATTTCCTGAAGTTATACGAAACTCAAGGCTGCCGTTTACAAATCGGCGGAAGTGATCAATGGGGAAATATTACCGCAGGTCTGGAATTAATTCGTAAAACGAAGGAAGATGCAAAAGCCTTTGGTTTAACGGTTCCATTAGTTACAAAATCAGATGGAACTAAGTTTGGTAAAACAGAAGGCGGAGCGGTATGGTTAGATCGTGAAAAAACGTCTCCATATGAGTTCTACCAGTTCTGGATTAATACAGATGACCGTGATGTTATTAAATACATTAAATACTTTACATTCTTAAGCAAAGAAGAAATCGAAGCGCTTGAGAAAGAGGTTGCTGAAGCTCCGGAAAAACGGGCAGCTCAGAAGGCGCTTGCTGAGGAAGTAACGAAACTTGTTCATGGTAAAGAAGCTTTACAACAAGCAATCAATATTTCTAAAGCTTTATTCAGCGGTGATATTAAGCAATTATCTGTAGAAGAAATTCGCCAGGGCTTCAAGGATGTACCAAGCTTTGAAGTGGGCAGCAATGAGGAACTGCTCTTGGTAGATTTACTAGTAAATGCAAAAATTTCTCCTTCTAAACGTCAGGGGCGTGAGGATATCACAAATGGTGCGATCTACATCAACGGTGAAAGAGTCACAGACCTCGCTCATACGATGACAGAGGATGATAAGCTAGAAGGACAATTCACGGTAATTCGCCGCGGTAAAAAGAAATACACGCTTATTAAGTACGCATGA
- a CDS encoding acetoin utilization protein AcuC: protein MKEASFVYSTDLLSYKFNDNHPFNQKRLQITVDLLNKMNALKEDDCIKPRMATDEELSLVHDPDYISAIRLAGQGKLDQDKALNYGIGTEDTPIFSGMHEASAWLVGGTLSAVDEVMEGRAQHAINLGGGLHHGFRGKASGFCIYNDSSVAIKYMQKKYNARVLYVDTDAHHGDGVQWTFYDDPSVCTLSIHETGRYLFPGTGNITERGNGKGYGYSFNIPLDAFTEDESWLECYEKSFKSVIEFFRPDVILTQNGADAHYYDPLTHLSATTAIYQSIPKLAHKLAHQYCQGKWIAVGGGGYDIWRVVPRAWSLIWLEMTNNSNCSGELPVDWVNHWSALAPVTLPTTWEDPPDMYKPIPRKAEITEKNAKTLEKALYTILS from the coding sequence ATGAAGGAAGCCTCATTTGTTTATTCAACCGATCTACTTTCCTACAAATTTAATGATAACCATCCTTTTAACCAAAAACGGCTGCAAATAACAGTAGACTTATTAAATAAAATGAATGCCCTGAAAGAGGATGACTGCATCAAACCACGAATGGCAACAGATGAGGAATTAAGCCTGGTGCATGATCCCGATTACATCAGTGCGATTAGATTAGCCGGACAAGGAAAGCTTGACCAGGATAAAGCATTAAATTATGGAATTGGGACCGAAGACACCCCCATTTTCTCTGGAATGCATGAGGCAAGCGCCTGGCTTGTGGGAGGAACATTGTCTGCCGTTGATGAAGTAATGGAAGGGCGTGCTCAGCATGCCATAAACCTGGGCGGTGGTTTGCATCATGGCTTTAGAGGGAAAGCCTCCGGATTCTGTATCTATAATGACAGCTCTGTTGCCATTAAATATATGCAAAAAAAATATAATGCCAGAGTTCTCTACGTAGATACGGATGCCCATCATGGAGATGGTGTTCAGTGGACTTTTTATGATGATCCTTCTGTTTGTACACTGTCCATTCACGAAACAGGTCGCTACCTATTCCCTGGAACTGGCAATATTACTGAACGTGGAAATGGAAAAGGATATGGTTATTCATTTAATATCCCCCTCGATGCCTTTACGGAGGATGAATCATGGCTCGAGTGCTATGAAAAATCCTTTAAATCTGTCATAGAATTTTTTCGCCCAGACGTTATTTTAACTCAAAACGGCGCTGACGCTCATTACTATGATCCATTAACGCACCTTTCTGCTACCACTGCAATCTATCAATCCATCCCAAAACTGGCCCATAAGCTTGCACACCAGTACTGTCAAGGTAAGTGGATAGCAGTTGGTGGCGGTGGATATGATATCTGGAGAGTGGTTCCGCGTGCCTGGTCCCTAATATGGCTAGAAATGACTAATAATTCGAATTGTTCAGGTGAGTTGCCTGTTGATTGGGTCAATCATTGGTCAGCATTAGCACCCGTTACATTACCCACTACATGGGAAGATCCACCTGATATGTACAAGCCCATCCCACGTAAGGCTGAGATTACTGAAAAAAATGCAAAAACTCTAGAAAAGGCATTATACACGATTCTATCCTAA
- the ccpA gene encoding catabolite control protein A: MNITIYDVAREANVSMATVSRVVNGNPNVKPATRKKVNEVIERLGYRPNAVARGLASKKTTTVGVIIPDISSIFYAELARGIEDIATMYKYNIILSNSDSNEEKESRLIQTMLGKQVDGLVFMSSNITDEHIEEFKKSPVPVVLAGTIEDSAQIPSVNIDYEQAVMDAIKSFADRGHKNIAMVSGSFQNAIIEKKMVPGYRKALEAANIPYNEEYLVETDASYDDGIEALNQLMELDNKPTAIFVCSDEAALGIIHAAQDKGISIPEDLEVISSDSTRLSLMVRPRLTSVVQPLYDIGAVSMRLLTKLMNKEEVDESSVILPYRIEERDSTK; the protein is encoded by the coding sequence ATGAATATTACAATTTATGATGTAGCTCGTGAAGCAAATGTTTCCATGGCAACTGTATCACGTGTTGTCAATGGTAATCCAAACGTTAAACCGGCAACACGTAAAAAAGTAAATGAAGTAATTGAAAGACTTGGCTACAGACCGAATGCTGTGGCACGCGGATTAGCAAGTAAGAAAACAACAACAGTCGGAGTTATTATCCCAGATATCTCCAGTATCTTCTATGCTGAATTAGCAAGAGGGATTGAAGATATTGCCACCATGTATAAATATAATATTATTTTAAGTAACTCGGATTCAAATGAAGAAAAAGAAAGCCGACTAATCCAAACGATGCTTGGCAAACAAGTCGATGGACTTGTCTTTATGAGTTCAAATATTACGGATGAGCATATTGAAGAATTCAAGAAATCACCGGTTCCTGTTGTATTGGCAGGTACAATTGAAGATTCTGCTCAAATTCCATCTGTGAATATTGATTATGAACAAGCAGTGATGGATGCGATTAAATCTTTTGCTGATCGTGGACATAAGAATATTGCCATGGTATCAGGATCTTTTCAAAATGCAATTATAGAGAAAAAAATGGTGCCGGGATACCGAAAAGCATTGGAGGCAGCTAATATTCCTTATAATGAAGAATATCTAGTAGAAACAGATGCATCCTATGATGACGGAATCGAAGCCTTGAACCAGCTAATGGAATTGGATAATAAACCGACAGCTATTTTTGTATGTTCAGATGAGGCAGCTCTTGGTATCATTCATGCAGCACAAGATAAAGGTATCTCCATACCGGAGGATCTTGAAGTAATCAGTTCGGATAGCACGAGATTATCTTTAATGGTGCGACCTCGCCTAACGTCGGTTGTTCAGCCATTATATGATATTGGTGCTGTTTCCATGCGCTTGCTGACAAAGCTTATGAACAAAGAAGAGGTAGATGAATCCTCCGTAATTCTGCCGTACAGAATTGAAGAGAGAGATTCAACAAAATAA
- a CDS encoding transglycosylase domain-containing protein: MKDIFIKLKERLAPLWDFVNKPVVQRRARISYQVIWNNLLIFLIVSVIGMAFAGGVGAGYFASMVKDEPIRSKEQLKSSVSSYEETSEIYFASNVYMGKMRSDLERKAVKLENVSDYVKTALISTEDSYFYEHKGVVPKAIIRALLQEVTNSSVQSGGSTLTQQLIKQQILTNEVSFDRKAKEILLALRLEKFMKKDEILEAYLNVSPFGRNSSGRNIAGVQAAADGIFGVDAKDLTLPQAAFIAGLPKNPYLYTPFTQSGEVKEDLSPGINRMKTVLKRMYTNDAITKEEYDKALKYDIKKDLAKKQTYPTEKYPYLTYEVEKRAIEIMMPILAKNDGLSSKDLEKDDDLYKQYYTLADQAIRQNGYQIHTTINKKMYDNMQKVTKNYPYYQGTRQVEKKNPDTGETYIENEPIEVGAMLIENSTGKILSFVGGRDFKREQLNHATSAVRSNGSTMKPLLVYAPAMEYGVSYPGKTLVNAPVNIRGWSPGNYAGGGITGITSAREALKRSYNIPAAVQYAEIINRNPVKYLEKMGFTSLEKQDYTNLSTSLGALARGVTVEENTNAYATFANGGQFVDSYMIEKIVDSNGKTIYQHKKAKTDVFSPQTAYLTIDMMRDVITSGTAAGLNSKLKFSADWAGKTGTSQNFHDAWMVATNPNVTFGVWMGYDSNASVDTYGMSYSQRNQTLWAQLINSAYDVAPNLVGTSKRHQMPGGIVSRSYCTLTGSLASKSCIDAGLAKSDYFNAKYLPSSENGNLATSSERYVFINGKKYVALGSTPEEFTETGLVINADFSNITGAKYLIDKSSITPKGSEFEGAAIGASKMNDNGKVPGAPAVTSKEKVINWKSSGDSDIVGYRVYRNGAKVASIKSDNTLSFKTDGNGKYYITAVDIAGNESAPSSIIEYKPAPKPEPKPKEVKKEKAEDKKEDIEDKKEEKKDPKEDEKPVHAEEQEHDENTEE, translated from the coding sequence ATGAAAGATATTTTTATAAAACTTAAAGAAAGGCTTGCGCCATTGTGGGACTTTGTAAACAAACCCGTTGTACAGCGAAGAGCACGTATTTCCTATCAGGTTATCTGGAATAATCTATTAATCTTCTTAATTGTATCTGTCATCGGGATGGCATTTGCTGGCGGAGTTGGAGCTGGTTACTTTGCATCTATGGTAAAAGACGAACCAATCAGGAGCAAGGAACAGCTTAAATCAAGTGTGTCCAGTTATGAAGAAACATCTGAGATTTATTTTGCAAGCAATGTATATATGGGGAAAATGCGTTCTGATCTTGAACGTAAAGCAGTGAAACTGGAAAATGTTTCGGATTACGTTAAGACAGCATTAATTTCCACAGAAGATTCCTATTTTTATGAGCATAAGGGTGTTGTACCAAAAGCCATCATTCGAGCTTTACTTCAGGAAGTGACAAATTCTTCTGTCCAATCAGGAGGAAGCACACTGACACAACAATTAATAAAACAACAAATCTTAACGAATGAGGTTTCCTTTGATCGTAAGGCGAAGGAAATCCTGCTGGCATTACGCCTTGAAAAATTCATGAAAAAAGATGAGATTTTAGAAGCTTATCTGAATGTCTCACCGTTTGGCAGAAATTCCTCCGGCCGTAATATTGCCGGTGTCCAGGCTGCAGCGGATGGCATTTTCGGGGTAGATGCCAAAGATTTAACTCTGCCACAGGCTGCCTTTATTGCGGGATTACCAAAGAATCCATACCTTTATACACCATTTACACAATCCGGTGAAGTGAAGGAGGACCTTTCCCCAGGTATCAATCGTATGAAAACAGTTCTTAAAAGAATGTATACCAACGATGCCATTACAAAGGAAGAATATGATAAAGCATTAAAATATGATATTAAGAAAGACCTTGCAAAGAAACAAACATATCCTACTGAAAAGTATCCATACTTAACATATGAAGTAGAAAAAAGAGCAATTGAAATCATGATGCCAATATTGGCAAAGAACGATGGGCTTTCAAGCAAGGATTTAGAAAAAGACGATGACCTATATAAGCAATACTATACTCTGGCTGATCAGGCCATCCGACAAAATGGCTATCAAATTCATACAACCATAAACAAAAAAATGTATGACAATATGCAAAAAGTCACTAAAAATTACCCTTATTATCAGGGTACCCGCCAGGTGGAGAAAAAGAATCCGGATACAGGAGAAACCTATATAGAGAATGAACCAATTGAAGTTGGCGCCATGCTAATTGAAAACTCTACCGGAAAAATACTCAGCTTCGTTGGAGGCCGTGATTTTAAACGGGAGCAGCTTAATCATGCTACATCAGCTGTACGTTCAAATGGTTCAACAATGAAGCCACTACTTGTATATGCACCAGCAATGGAGTACGGAGTTTCCTATCCAGGCAAAACTTTGGTCAATGCACCTGTGAACATTCGCGGTTGGAGTCCAGGAAACTATGCTGGCGGCGGAATTACCGGTATAACCTCTGCACGTGAAGCATTAAAGAGATCCTATAATATACCGGCAGCGGTTCAATATGCGGAAATTATAAATCGCAACCCAGTAAAATATCTTGAAAAAATGGGCTTCACCTCTTTAGAAAAGCAAGATTATACAAACCTTTCCACGTCTTTGGGTGCATTAGCCAGAGGCGTAACCGTAGAAGAGAATACGAATGCCTATGCAACATTTGCAAATGGTGGACAATTCGTAGATAGCTATATGATCGAAAAAATAGTAGATTCTAATGGAAAGACCATTTACCAACATAAAAAAGCGAAGACGGATGTATTCAGTCCACAAACAGCTTATTTAACAATTGATATGATGAGGGATGTCATCACCTCTGGAACAGCAGCAGGTTTAAACAGTAAATTGAAGTTTTCAGCCGACTGGGCCGGCAAAACCGGCACTAGCCAGAACTTTCATGATGCCTGGATGGTCGCGACCAATCCAAATGTCACATTTGGAGTTTGGATGGGATATGATTCAAATGCATCTGTGGATACATATGGAATGAGTTATTCACAGCGAAATCAAACATTATGGGCACAATTAATTAATTCAGCTTATGATGTTGCACCAAACTTAGTCGGGACTTCGAAGCGACACCAAATGCCAGGTGGAATTGTATCCAGATCCTATTGCACATTGACCGGTTCCCTGGCATCCAAATCATGTATAGATGCAGGACTCGCAAAATCCGATTATTTCAATGCCAAATATCTTCCTTCATCTGAGAACGGCAATTTGGCAACATCAAGCGAAAGATATGTGTTCATAAATGGTAAGAAATATGTGGCACTGGGGTCTACTCCAGAGGAATTCACAGAAACCGGTCTTGTGATCAATGCCGACTTTTCTAACATTACAGGAGCAAAATACCTTATTGATAAATCATCTATTACGCCAAAAGGCTCTGAATTTGAAGGGGCAGCTATCGGAGCTTCGAAAATGAATGATAACGGGAAAGTACCTGGAGCACCGGCAGTTACTTCAAAGGAGAAAGTCATCAACTGGAAATCTTCTGGTGACTCTGACATAGTTGGATATCGTGTTTATAGAAATGGTGCTAAAGTAGCCAGTATCAAATCTGACAATACACTCAGCTTTAAAACAGATGGAAATGGAAAGTACTACATTACTGCAGTGGATATAGCTGGTAATGAATCTGCTCCATCCTCTATTATCGAATATAAACCAGCTCCTAAGCCGGAACCTAAGCCTAAAGAAGTAAAAAAAGAGAAGGCAGAAGATAAAAAAGAAGACATAGAAGATAAAAAAGAAGAGAAGAAAGATCCAAAAGAAGATGAAAAACCAGTTCATGCCGAAGAACAAGAGCATGATGAAAATACAGAGGAATAA
- the acsA gene encoding acetate--CoA ligase, which yields MKLEALSVVQGDYNLANYEEIYRSFDWKDVEQEFSWNETGKVNAAYECIDRHTENFRRNKVALYYKDPNRYEKYTYSDMKDLSNKAGNVLKEYGNVTKGDRVFIFMPRSPELYFTVLGAIKLGAIVGPLFEAFMEGAVKDRLEDSEASVIVTTPELLSRIPADDLPALKHIFVVGDNVEETGKYIDFNSKYENASKKLDIEWVDREDGLILHYTSGSTGKPKGVLHAHNSMIQHLKTGQWVLDLKEEDVYWCTADPGWVTGTSYGIFAPWLNGASSVVTGGRFSPEAWYQTIEDFHVTVWYSAPTAFRMLMGAGDEVVKQFDLSSLRHLLSVGEPLNPEVIKWGQKVFSKRIHDTWWMTETGAQLICNYPSMEIKPGSMGKPIPGVEAAIVDDQGNEVPPYRMGNLAIKKGWPSMMRQIWNNPQKYESYFMPSGWYVSGDSAYMDEDGYFWFQGRIDDVIMTSGERVGPFEVESKLVEHPAVAEAGVIGKPDPVRGEIIKAFIALRSGYEPSDELKEDIRLFVKQGLAAHASPREIEFKDKLPKTRSGKIMRRVLKAWELELPTGDLSTMED from the coding sequence ATGAAACTGGAAGCGCTTTCTGTTGTGCAAGGGGATTATAATTTAGCAAACTATGAGGAAATCTACAGATCATTTGACTGGAAGGATGTAGAGCAGGAATTCTCTTGGAATGAAACGGGTAAAGTGAATGCGGCATACGAATGTATTGACAGGCATACTGAAAATTTCAGGCGCAATAAGGTAGCATTATATTATAAGGACCCTAATCGCTATGAGAAGTATACATATAGTGATATGAAAGATTTATCGAATAAAGCAGGAAATGTTCTGAAGGAATATGGGAATGTAACAAAAGGTGACAGGGTATTTATTTTTATGCCGAGATCACCGGAATTGTATTTCACAGTGCTGGGTGCGATAAAATTGGGAGCTATTGTCGGCCCGTTATTTGAGGCATTTATGGAAGGGGCGGTTAAGGATCGATTGGAAGATAGTGAAGCCAGTGTAATCGTCACTACCCCTGAATTATTGTCTAGAATTCCTGCAGATGACCTGCCAGCATTGAAACATATTTTTGTAGTAGGAGATAATGTAGAGGAAACTGGTAAATATATAGATTTTAACAGCAAATATGAAAATGCATCTAAAAAATTAGATATAGAATGGGTAGATCGGGAAGACGGTCTGATTCTACATTATACTTCCGGTTCAACCGGTAAGCCAAAGGGTGTTCTGCATGCGCATAATTCAATGATTCAGCATCTGAAAACCGGACAATGGGTACTCGACCTAAAAGAAGAGGATGTATATTGGTGTACAGCGGATCCAGGCTGGGTCACAGGAACGTCTTATGGGATATTTGCTCCATGGCTAAATGGAGCCTCTTCTGTGGTCACAGGTGGACGATTTAGCCCGGAAGCTTGGTATCAAACCATTGAAGATTTCCATGTAACCGTGTGGTACAGTGCCCCTACTGCATTCCGTATGCTGATGGGGGCAGGGGATGAGGTAGTAAAACAATTTGATTTATCCAGCCTTCGCCACTTACTAAGTGTAGGTGAACCTTTAAATCCTGAAGTTATTAAATGGGGACAAAAAGTATTCTCCAAACGTATCCATGATACATGGTGGATGACAGAGACCGGTGCACAACTAATCTGTAACTATCCAAGTATGGAGATTAAACCGGGTTCTATGGGTAAGCCAATTCCTGGAGTCGAGGCTGCCATCGTAGATGACCAAGGGAATGAAGTACCGCCTTATCGTATGGGCAATTTAGCAATTAAAAAAGGATGGCCATCCATGATGAGGCAAATCTGGAATAATCCACAAAAGTATGAATCCTATTTTATGCCATCAGGATGGTATGTTTCAGGAGATTCAGCTTATATGGATGAAGATGGGTACTTCTGGTTCCAGGGCAGAATTGATGATGTTATTATGACATCCGGAGAACGGGTAGGACCTTTTGAGGTTGAAAGCAAGCTGGTAGAACATCCGGCGGTTGCTGAAGCGGGTGTAATAGGCAAACCGGATCCTGTACGGGGTGAAATCATTAAAGCATTTATTGCCCTCAGGTCTGGATACGAGCCTTCGGATGAGCTGAAAGAGGATATCAGGCTATTTGTTAAACAAGGGCTTGCTGCACATGCTTCACCAAGAGAGATTGAGTTCAAGGATAAACTGCCGAAAACGCGCAGTGGTAAAATTATGCGCAGGGTATTAAAAGCTTGGGAGCTTGAATTGCCAACAGGCGACTTATCAACGATGGAAGATTAA
- a CDS encoding GNAT family N-acetyltransferase, translating into MKNINLMKFQETDFKDYYSLVSNEKVMAQITERALPLEEARLNYQKILQRNKKHENFGTFKIFDASVQRFIGLGSLILNEKLTDEAEIGYMILPEHWGQRYGTDIAEVLIGKVRKSELKKLVAIIDPNNIPSRKILANLGFKSEKVCAIDGLPGEIMSKLL; encoded by the coding sequence ATGAAGAATATTAACCTAATGAAGTTTCAAGAAACCGATTTTAAGGATTATTATAGTTTGGTAAGTAATGAGAAGGTTATGGCCCAAATAACAGAACGGGCTCTGCCTTTAGAGGAGGCAAGGTTGAACTATCAAAAGATATTGCAACGTAATAAGAAACATGAAAACTTTGGGACTTTTAAAATTTTTGATGCTTCCGTTCAGAGATTCATTGGACTCGGATCTTTAATTTTAAATGAAAAACTTACTGACGAAGCTGAAATTGGCTATATGATTCTACCTGAACATTGGGGGCAACGGTATGGGACAGATATTGCCGAAGTATTAATTGGAAAAGTGAGGAAATCGGAATTGAAGAAATTAGTGGCGATAATAGACCCTAATAATATTCCTTCGAGAAAAATATTAGCTAATCTTGGATTCAAATCTGAAAAGGTCTGTGCGATAGATGGGTTACCAGGGGAAATTATGAGTAAACTTTTATAA
- a CDS encoding acetoin utilization AcuB family protein — MIIEDIMIKDVITLQKNATLQQAIDLVKQKKIRHIPIVDDEQRLIGLLCDVDIRSATPSIFHLDEYKEDLLKPISDIMITDIYTAHPLDFVEEIAFVFYEQKISCMPVISDNKLVGIITETDLLHTYVELTGSNQPASQIEVKVTNKSGTLSEIAEVIKGHNSNVNSIFIYPYKEDPAFKVLVLRIQTMNPLKIVQDLRSSGYEVLWPDIPESTL, encoded by the coding sequence GTGATTATTGAGGATATCATGATCAAGGATGTTATTACGCTTCAAAAAAATGCTACACTCCAGCAGGCAATTGATTTAGTAAAACAAAAAAAAATCAGGCATATACCAATAGTAGATGATGAACAACGGTTAATCGGCCTGTTATGTGATGTCGATATCCGCTCTGCAACTCCATCTATCTTCCATCTTGATGAATATAAGGAAGACCTTCTAAAGCCAATAAGCGATATCATGATTACCGATATTTATACAGCACACCCACTTGATTTCGTTGAAGAGATTGCATTTGTATTCTATGAACAAAAGATATCTTGTATGCCTGTGATCAGCGACAACAAATTAGTCGGGATTATTACTGAAACAGATCTTCTGCATACATATGTAGAACTTACTGGCTCAAATCAGCCTGCATCCCAAATAGAGGTAAAGGTCACTAATAAATCAGGTACGCTCAGTGAAATAGCCGAAGTCATCAAAGGCCACAATTCCAATGTAAATAGCATTTTCATTTATCCATATAAAGAAGACCCGGCATTTAAAGTCTTGGTACTAAGGATTCAAACAATGAACCCGCTGAAAATCGTACAGGACCTACGGTCATCCGGATATGAGGTATTATGGCCAGATATACCGGAGAGCACTCTATGA
- a CDS encoding NUDIX domain-containing protein: protein MPSGGKEVDESFEQCCIREMEEETGYLTEIVEEVKVKRVIYETHYITAEVRYYIVRIMGGERNIRDPDGLIYDIAWKDLEELKTLKLTYPEDRDFLIQYIKRDSSNPIYIGDCKKKLFDRYRERLFR, encoded by the coding sequence ATTCCATCGGGCGGTAAAGAAGTAGATGAAAGTTTTGAACAGTGCTGTATTAGAGAGATGGAAGAAGAAACGGGATATTTAACAGAAATTGTTGAAGAAGTTAAGGTAAAAAGGGTAATATATGAAACACACTATATTACTGCTGAAGTTCGCTACTATATAGTGAGGATTATGGGTGGTGAAAGAAATATTCGGGATCCGGACGGTCTTATTTATGATATTGCCTGGAAAGACCTTGAGGAATTAAAAACACTGAAGTTAACATATCCTGAGGACAGAGATTTTCTTATTCAATATATAAAAAGGGATTCAAGTAATCCTATATATATTGGGGATTGCAAAAAAAAGTTGTTTGATAGATATAGAGAAAGGCTGTTCCGATAG